A single window of Sphingobacterium sp. ML3W DNA harbors:
- a CDS encoding SusC/RagA family TonB-linked outer membrane protein, with the protein MKNGQPGLANFLIAPPTMVAKHSNGEWGSISGGQLATQSFLNANPLRAYSKNNWSNSTTENTIYNLGFDLKPIDGLVLSAQGIMNRYEYKGKSYTALQDEVNNFNTGAPIPGTGVYTNQMSMDWRSRQRMQYLATAEYSKTIGDHDFKILAGTSYEDMRYQALGGSRKNFPTDGLIDMNGGSTAGPDISNNGGFEDNKLLSYFGRINYSFANKYLFEANMRADASSSFHKDNRWGYFPSFSAGWRLDQEDFLQDVSWIQNLKVRGSWGELGNINNVGYYDYFQTYAIFPAYSFNDKAVTGTKESKPANRGLTWETVTMSNFGLDATFFQGKLGIVADYYIKETKDILLAYNTPYEVGLERNPSQNIGAVSNKGFELTLTHDNKIGDFKYQVAVNMTTNKNKVANLGESQDMISNGGDKIRYILREGQAIGSYFGYVTDGLYSQAEIDAGQYYNFGRKPNAGDIKYVPQRKGVEYGSDITGEDRAIIGSDVPTFTYGINLNLEYKDFFLSVFGQGISGASVGFESEQVSAFFLNSAPREYHLGRWNMANQDPNALYPRIYGGASADNYNQNFSDFQLFDADYFRIKTITFGYALPKTFANRIKLGGAKVFLSGENLFTIRQDKKMKDFDPESSSGRGLGALGVKSIALGLNVNF; encoded by the coding sequence GTGAAAAATGGCCAACCCGGTCTAGCAAATTTCCTGATTGCCCCGCCAACCATGGTCGCCAAACATTCGAACGGTGAATGGGGAAGTATTTCAGGTGGTCAACTGGCTACGCAATCCTTTTTAAACGCCAATCCATTACGGGCTTATAGCAAAAACAATTGGTCAAACAGTACCACAGAAAACACCATCTACAACCTGGGGTTTGATTTAAAACCTATCGACGGATTGGTCTTGAGCGCGCAAGGTATCATGAACCGCTACGAGTACAAAGGTAAATCCTACACGGCATTGCAGGATGAGGTGAACAACTTCAATACAGGAGCTCCTATTCCGGGTACAGGCGTTTACACCAACCAGATGTCTATGGACTGGAGAAGTAGACAACGTATGCAATACTTAGCAACTGCAGAGTATTCCAAAACCATCGGTGATCATGATTTTAAAATCTTGGCTGGAACATCTTATGAAGATATGAGATACCAAGCCTTAGGTGGTTCAAGAAAAAACTTCCCTACAGATGGTCTGATAGACATGAATGGTGGCTCTACCGCAGGACCTGATATCAGTAATAATGGAGGATTTGAGGATAATAAGTTACTTTCTTATTTCGGCCGTATCAACTATAGCTTTGCCAATAAGTATCTATTCGAAGCTAATATGCGTGCAGACGCTTCTTCTAGCTTCCATAAAGACAACCGCTGGGGATATTTCCCATCGTTCTCGGCCGGATGGCGTTTAGATCAAGAAGATTTTCTACAAGATGTATCTTGGATCCAAAACCTAAAAGTGAGAGGTTCATGGGGTGAATTGGGGAACATCAATAACGTAGGCTACTACGATTACTTCCAGACCTATGCGATATTTCCAGCCTATTCCTTCAATGATAAAGCAGTTACGGGTACTAAGGAATCAAAACCTGCCAATAGGGGCTTAACTTGGGAAACCGTCACCATGTCTAACTTTGGATTGGATGCGACATTCTTTCAAGGTAAACTCGGCATTGTAGCAGATTATTACATCAAAGAAACCAAAGACATCCTTTTAGCCTATAACACGCCTTATGAAGTCGGTTTAGAGCGAAATCCTTCACAAAACATTGGTGCAGTGAGCAACAAAGGCTTTGAGTTGACCTTGACCCACGATAACAAGATCGGTGATTTTAAATACCAAGTCGCAGTCAACATGACGACCAATAAGAATAAGGTCGCAAATTTAGGCGAATCGCAGGATATGATCTCGAATGGAGGTGACAAGATCCGCTACATTTTACGTGAGGGTCAAGCCATTGGTTCTTATTTCGGTTATGTAACAGATGGGCTGTACTCACAAGCAGAAATCGATGCAGGACAATATTATAATTTCGGACGTAAGCCCAATGCTGGAGATATCAAATATGTACCGCAACGTAAAGGTGTTGAATACGGATCAGACATCACAGGTGAAGACCGTGCGATCATCGGATCGGATGTACCTACCTTTACCTACGGTATCAATCTGAACTTGGAGTACAAAGATTTTTTCCTTTCGGTATTTGGTCAAGGCATCAGTGGCGCATCCGTAGGATTTGAATCAGAACAAGTGTCGGCATTCTTTCTTAATTCGGCGCCACGTGAATATCACTTAGGACGCTGGAATATGGCCAACCAAGACCCAAATGCTTTATATCCGCGCATCTATGGCGGTGCATCAGCAGACAACTACAACCAGAATTTTTCTGACTTCCAGTTGTTCGATGCCGATTACTTCCGCATCAAGACAATTACGTTCGGCTATGCCTTACCAAAAACATTTGCCAACCGCATCAAATTGGGTGGCGCTAAGGTATTCTTATCCGGTGAAAACCTATTCACCATCAGACAGGACAAAAAGATGAAGGATTTTGATCCTGAATCATCAAGTGGACGTGGATTGGGTGCCTTAGGTGTAAAATCAATCGCACTTGGTCTAAACGTTAATTTTTAA
- a CDS encoding TonB-dependent receptor plug domain-containing protein — protein sequence MINQLGPLLFRGKTSRLATLILLSTIATQEASAKLTLPYNLVVTQQNVTGRVTANQESVAGVTLTVKERPTVSVSTDNQGNFSIQASIGQTLVVSAIGYNSQEIIISSLVNNIDIMASNQALEEVVVVGFGTQKKANLTGSVASLDLSTVQNRVQPNLASAIQGTTPGVTVISRPGQAAAINVRGRGNLGSSAPLYVIDGAISDGTVFSNLDPNNIKSVSFLKDAASSAIYGSRAAYGVILVTTKKGTEGTMAINYSGYMGYRSPTYLPKVVNSTQYAELMNEALFNRNPKLGMNQAYTPEEVEKFSNGSDPDRYPNTNWFDLALDKNVPTTNHSLNFSGGSSKINYFTALGYNQDQAFTPGSESKKYNFQTNLSSDVTDWLTIKGNIAIFATRAM from the coding sequence ATGATAAACCAACTTGGACCTTTACTATTTAGGGGAAAGACTTCACGCTTAGCAACGCTGATCTTGCTCAGCACAATTGCTACTCAAGAAGCATCAGCCAAATTAACCTTGCCCTATAACCTTGTTGTTACGCAGCAAAACGTAACAGGCCGTGTCACTGCGAATCAAGAATCTGTAGCTGGCGTAACCTTGACCGTCAAAGAAAGACCTACTGTATCAGTTTCGACCGACAACCAGGGTAATTTTAGCATTCAAGCCTCCATTGGACAAACACTAGTTGTTTCTGCAATTGGGTACAACAGCCAAGAGATAATTATCTCAAGCCTAGTCAATAACATTGATATTATGGCATCAAACCAAGCACTGGAAGAAGTAGTCGTGGTTGGATTTGGTACGCAAAAGAAAGCCAACCTAACAGGTTCGGTCGCATCATTAGACCTGAGCACCGTTCAGAATCGTGTACAACCCAATCTGGCTTCTGCCATACAAGGAACCACTCCAGGTGTTACCGTTATTTCTCGTCCTGGTCAAGCTGCAGCTATTAACGTCCGTGGTCGAGGAAACCTAGGTTCATCTGCACCCCTCTATGTCATTGACGGTGCCATTTCTGATGGAACTGTATTCAGTAACCTAGACCCGAACAACATCAAATCGGTATCGTTTCTAAAAGACGCTGCCTCATCTGCTATCTATGGATCACGTGCTGCTTATGGTGTGATTTTGGTAACGACCAAAAAAGGTACGGAGGGCACTATGGCCATCAACTACAGTGGTTATATGGGTTATAGATCGCCGACATACCTACCGAAAGTGGTGAACTCGACCCAATATGCTGAACTGATGAACGAAGCCCTATTCAACCGCAACCCAAAATTGGGTATGAATCAAGCCTATACTCCGGAAGAAGTTGAAAAATTTTCGAACGGTTCCGATCCTGACCGTTATCCAAACACCAATTGGTTTGATTTAGCTCTCGACAAAAATGTACCAACGACCAACCATTCCTTAAACTTTAGTGGTGGTTCCAGTAAAATCAATTATTTTACCGCATTAGGATATAACCAAGATCAAGCATTTACACCAGGTTCCGAAAGTAAAAAATACAACTTTCAAACTAATTTGAGTTCCGATGTAACAGATTGGTTAACGATTAAAGGTAATATAGCTATATTCGCAACCAGGGCGATGTGA
- a CDS encoding RagB/SusD family nutrient uptake outer membrane protein has translation MLLQKYNNITLKMLLLLIGMATLSSCNKFLDRYPQDEIVDDTYWKTQEQLEMAVTAIYSRVKAKNIVDMENLAENTMWPTTTEYKDIGSGVFPVTQPTVDAEWRNMYRDIRECNVFLEKYKNAEETTPGANERLAAEVRVIRALGYSFLTSFYGDIPLALTPLNPGDPELYEARTPQAEVVDFLLKELDEAAAVLPKAIPTGGDLGRISKGTALALKARVALAYGRYEIAEKAAKNVMDLGVYKLYTTANPKTAYQDLFTRNGKLAMGKNQETLFARLHKMDIIMHNLSREIHVPDQFARFVPTKSLVDSYLASDGLPIEKSPLYNDDTYEDVFKNRDPRMTQTILVPGDKWGGRYDGRPIASNPDPTIFQVPKFSQDGRGSVTTTGYYYKKYVELSAVPNYNRDDNDIHHIRYAEVLLTYAEARMELGKLTQEDLDISINLLRDRVGMKRMELSFLAQYGMDVRTEIRRERRVELVLEGQRYFDVRRWKEGNRLAADIEGVKASWFSQLESAAYRKNKDGFLVVQWNRAFENPKNYLWPVPQTQWERNPSLGQNPGW, from the coding sequence ATGTTACTGCAAAAATATAATAACATTACATTAAAAATGCTGCTGCTTCTTATAGGCATGGCTACGCTGAGCAGCTGTAATAAATTTCTGGATCGCTATCCGCAAGATGAAATCGTTGATGATACTTATTGGAAGACACAAGAGCAATTGGAGATGGCGGTTACAGCGATATACTCGCGCGTAAAAGCGAAGAATATCGTCGATATGGAAAATTTGGCTGAAAACACGATGTGGCCGACAACAACAGAATATAAAGATATTGGTTCTGGTGTATTCCCGGTCACTCAACCTACGGTGGATGCTGAATGGCGCAATATGTACCGTGATATCCGAGAATGTAATGTCTTTTTGGAAAAATACAAAAATGCCGAGGAGACAACACCAGGAGCTAATGAACGGCTTGCTGCTGAAGTACGCGTAATCAGAGCTTTAGGATATAGTTTTTTGACTTCTTTTTATGGTGATATTCCGCTGGCTTTAACACCCCTGAACCCGGGTGATCCGGAGCTGTATGAGGCAAGAACGCCACAAGCAGAGGTGGTGGATTTTCTACTGAAAGAGTTGGATGAAGCTGCTGCAGTACTCCCTAAAGCAATTCCTACAGGAGGTGATTTGGGTCGAATAAGTAAGGGGACCGCACTGGCACTGAAAGCGCGGGTTGCGTTGGCGTATGGACGATATGAAATCGCTGAGAAGGCTGCCAAAAATGTCATGGATCTGGGCGTGTACAAGCTGTACACAACAGCGAATCCGAAAACGGCTTATCAAGACCTGTTTACACGGAATGGTAAATTGGCCATGGGAAAAAATCAGGAAACGCTCTTTGCCAGGTTGCATAAGATGGATATTATTATGCACAATTTAAGTAGGGAGATTCATGTGCCGGATCAGTTTGCACGTTTCGTACCAACAAAATCGCTGGTAGATTCCTATTTAGCGTCGGATGGTTTACCAATCGAAAAATCGCCACTGTATAATGATGATACGTATGAAGATGTTTTTAAAAACAGAGATCCCAGAATGACTCAAACGATTTTGGTGCCAGGTGATAAATGGGGAGGACGCTATGATGGTAGACCGATTGCTAGCAATCCGGATCCAACCATCTTTCAAGTTCCTAAATTTAGCCAAGATGGTCGTGGATCGGTAACGACAACGGGTTATTATTATAAAAAGTACGTAGAATTATCTGCCGTTCCAAATTATAACAGAGATGATAATGATATCCATCATATTCGGTATGCAGAGGTGTTGCTGACCTATGCGGAAGCGCGAATGGAACTGGGTAAATTGACTCAGGAAGATCTTGATATTTCTATCAATTTGTTGCGTGACCGTGTCGGTATGAAACGTATGGAGTTGAGTTTTTTAGCACAATATGGCATGGATGTCCGTACGGAAATCCGTAGGGAACGACGGGTGGAATTGGTGCTGGAAGGGCAACGATACTTTGATGTACGTAGATGGAAGGAAGGAAACCGTCTAGCTGCTGATATAGAAGGAGTAAAAGCTTCTTGGTTTTCACAACTCGAGAGTGCCGCTTACCGCAAAAATAAAGATGGGTTTTTGGTGGTGCAGTGGAACCGTGCTTTTGAAAATCCAAAAAATTACCTATGGCCTGTGCCGCAGACGCAATGGGAAAGAAACCCAAGTCTGGGACAAAATCCGGGCTGGTAA
- a CDS encoding TetR/AcrR family transcriptional regulator, with product MNKLIQSVGVVLEKKGYTGLTIANISSTAGVDRKLISTYFGNINNLIEIYIKSKDYWVAATEQAEQSLANAKDSSTRHFIEELLINQIDQFRLNEEMQKVVLWQISEPSEIMSHVTQEREKMSSLFFAQSDKELAGKNIDLRAVSSLLVAGIYYLVLHSKTTDSTFCEIDISTEAGMDRIKNAVKTILKQTYPTD from the coding sequence ATGAACAAACTCATCCAATCTGTTGGAGTCGTATTGGAAAAAAAAGGATATACCGGCTTGACGATTGCCAATATCTCGAGTACTGCTGGTGTGGACAGAAAACTGATTTCTACTTATTTCGGAAATATCAATAACCTGATCGAAATCTATATTAAGAGTAAAGATTATTGGGTAGCAGCTACCGAGCAAGCAGAGCAGTCCTTAGCAAATGCTAAAGATTCCAGTACACGTCATTTTATAGAAGAATTATTGATTAACCAGATTGATCAATTTAGGCTCAATGAAGAAATGCAGAAGGTGGTCTTGTGGCAGATTAGTGAACCATCGGAAATCATGTCACACGTAACCCAAGAAAGGGAGAAGATGAGTTCTCTATTTTTCGCGCAATCCGATAAAGAACTGGCAGGCAAGAACATTGACCTCCGCGCAGTATCGAGCTTACTGGTCGCCGGCATCTATTACCTGGTTTTACATAGCAAAACCACGGACAGCACATTTTGTGAAATCGATATTTCCACAGAAGCGGGAATGGATCGAATCAAAAATGCGGTCAAGACAATTTTAAAGCAAACCTATCCAACAGACTGA
- a CDS encoding mechanosensitive ion channel domain-containing protein produces the protein MLQTIKVFEDFLYHRFDVYKENNLRERKVRTQIVFIRKVIISLVIVISLAIILLSFESMQKIGAGLLTGVGVGGIIIGFAAQKSLGNLLAGFQIAFTQPIRMDDVLVVEGEWEM, from the coding sequence TTGCTTCAGACTATTAAGGTTTTTGAAGATTTCCTTTATCATCGTTTCGATGTATATAAAGAAAATAATCTACGCGAAAGAAAAGTCAGGACACAGATTGTTTTTATTCGAAAAGTAATCATTTCCCTAGTCATCGTTATTTCGCTCGCCATTATTCTACTTAGTTTTGAGAGTATGCAAAAAATTGGTGCAGGCTTGTTAACAGGTGTCGGAGTCGGCGGGATTATAATCGGTTTTGCCGCACAGAAATCGCTAGGGAACTTACTGGCAGGATTTCAGATTGCATTTACCCAGCCCATACGAATGGATGATGTATTGGTGGTGGAAGGTGAATGGGAAATGTAG
- a CDS encoding glycoside hydrolase family 43 protein: MKYILYPLTALALCFSQAAHAQKNPVFPGWYADPEGIIYNNKYWVFPTYSAAYEDQIFFDAFSSKDLVKWEKHPRIIDTAAVKWAKKAMWAPSVIQKDDKYYLFFAANDVHEGEIGGIGVSVADKPEGPYRDLLGKPLINEIVNGAQPIDQFVFKDKDGQYYMFYGWWKHCNVVKLSADFKKLLPFEDGTIYKEVTPEDYVEGPFMFIRDNKYYFMWSEGGWGGPDYKVAYGISDSPLGPFKRIGTILEQDPTIAIGAGHHSVIKVPNADKYYIVYHRRPLGKTGANERETCIDEMTFDEQGFIKPVKMTFEGVKYPLVP; this comes from the coding sequence ATGAAATATATCCTTTATCCTTTAACTGCTTTAGCACTCTGTTTTTCACAGGCTGCACATGCGCAGAAAAATCCTGTATTCCCAGGTTGGTACGCTGACCCCGAGGGTATTATTTATAATAATAAATACTGGGTATTTCCTACTTATTCGGCGGCATACGAAGACCAGATTTTCTTTGATGCATTTTCGTCCAAAGATTTGGTAAAATGGGAGAAGCATCCACGTATTATTGATACGGCAGCAGTGAAATGGGCTAAAAAAGCGATGTGGGCACCTAGTGTGATCCAAAAAGATGATAAATACTACCTTTTCTTTGCGGCAAACGATGTGCATGAAGGTGAAATCGGAGGTATTGGTGTGTCGGTAGCTGACAAACCAGAAGGGCCATATAGAGATCTGTTGGGGAAGCCCTTAATCAATGAAATCGTGAATGGTGCACAGCCTATCGACCAATTTGTGTTTAAAGATAAAGATGGTCAATATTATATGTTTTACGGTTGGTGGAAACATTGTAATGTGGTCAAATTGAGTGCGGATTTTAAAAAATTGTTACCCTTTGAAGATGGTACAATCTATAAAGAGGTGACACCCGAAGATTATGTCGAAGGGCCTTTTATGTTTATCCGCGATAACAAGTATTATTTTATGTGGTCCGAAGGCGGCTGGGGAGGTCCAGATTATAAAGTCGCTTATGGAATCTCTGATTCGCCGTTAGGTCCATTTAAGCGTATAGGAACTATTCTGGAGCAGGATCCAACAATAGCCATCGGTGCCGGTCACCATTCCGTGATTAAAGTACCCAATGCAGATAAATATTATATTGTCTATCATAGAAGACCTTTGGGCAAGACCGGTGCCAACGAAAGAGAAACCTGTATAGACGAAATGACATTTGACGAACAGGGATTTATAAAACCGGTAAAAATGACCTTCGAAGGGGTGAAGTATCCATTGGTACCTTAA
- a CDS encoding mechanosensitive ion channel family protein: MGNVEEINLTYVVVNIWDKRRLVLPITYFIEKPFQNWTRTSAEILGTVFIYTDFKVPVQKLREKLTDLLTGHPLWDGKVNVLQVTDLKEQTIELRCLMSCRNSGQAFDLRCYVREEMINYIQKYFPDCLSKTRIDYPKEVSVH; the protein is encoded by the coding sequence ATGGGAAATGTAGAAGAAATTAACCTGACCTATGTGGTGGTTAATATTTGGGATAAACGGCGTTTAGTGCTACCGATTACTTATTTTATCGAAAAACCATTTCAAAACTGGACAAGAACCTCTGCCGAAATATTGGGTACCGTCTTTATATACACGGATTTTAAGGTCCCCGTTCAAAAATTGCGCGAAAAGCTAACTGACCTGCTTACCGGCCATCCCTTATGGGACGGGAAGGTGAATGTCTTGCAGGTGACAGATCTTAAAGAACAAACCATAGAACTTCGCTGTTTGATGAGTTGTAGAAATTCGGGGCAAGCATTTGATCTGCGTTGCTATGTGCGGGAAGAGATGATTAATTATATCCAAAAATACTTCCCCGATTGTCTTTCGAAAACAAGAATTGATTACCCTAAAGAGGTGAGTGTTCACTAA
- a CDS encoding RagB/SusD family nutrient uptake outer membrane protein produces MKKINYTLLIAAGLLFFNSSCSLVVDPPSEISAEGYWKTENDAFLGLNACYAQMPAMDIWDEMTTDNAHSHKPWEGPYELIQQNGISTQDNQGYGFTDIRIFNNFIEKVETVNVSEELKARMRAEVRFLRAFSYLNLTSKFGKVPLITSTLEYNGPLLQRDPVEKVRNFILTELEEVAMILPATYNNSFLNEKGRITQGAAHALRARAALYFGDYVEAEKSADAVIKSGQYQLFTVSSLNAAQQKEAAELDQFIDFEEKGIDRDAFAKGLFSYESLWHNENANPSNPEYILTREFMAQDDNIDWGRYVYIRPSQLVQGYSSYEPMQDLIDAYWDIDGHTIRQVDQEKRQSSFAKITAEVEGLDQNGYIAKVAGMDLTKDAYMKEFRNRDSRLYASILFPFKGWHETDFGTFYYRWDPKWSGKDGNESWTGYSYRKMVSLTPYQDQASVEDYPTIRFAEVLLTYAEARVKNTGWDGQAQEAFNKLRTRAGMPKAPTALGQAQALDLIRNERRIELAGEGHRYEDIRRYGNDYASKAMSGDTKAPNGDIVVKKAWNERLMLMPIP; encoded by the coding sequence ATGAAAAAAATAAATTACACTTTATTAATCGCTGCAGGACTATTATTCTTTAATTCCTCCTGTAGTTTAGTTGTCGATCCACCTTCCGAAATTTCTGCTGAAGGCTACTGGAAGACAGAAAATGATGCCTTTTTAGGTTTGAATGCATGTTATGCACAGATGCCAGCGATGGACATTTGGGATGAAATGACGACAGACAACGCGCATAGTCACAAGCCTTGGGAAGGTCCGTACGAATTGATTCAACAAAATGGAATTAGTACACAAGATAACCAAGGCTATGGCTTTACCGATATCCGTATCTTCAATAACTTTATCGAAAAAGTAGAAACAGTCAACGTATCAGAAGAACTAAAAGCCCGTATGCGAGCAGAAGTTCGCTTCTTACGCGCGTTTTCTTACCTGAACCTGACCTCTAAATTTGGCAAAGTACCCTTGATTACGAGCACATTGGAGTACAACGGCCCATTATTGCAACGTGATCCAGTAGAAAAGGTCAGAAACTTTATTCTGACAGAGCTTGAAGAAGTGGCTATGATACTACCTGCCACTTATAACAATAGTTTTCTGAATGAAAAAGGTCGTATCACACAAGGAGCAGCACATGCCCTTCGTGCCCGTGCTGCCTTGTATTTTGGAGATTATGTCGAAGCAGAAAAATCTGCGGATGCCGTTATTAAGTCTGGCCAATACCAATTATTTACGGTCAGCTCACTAAATGCTGCTCAACAAAAAGAAGCTGCAGAATTAGATCAGTTCATCGATTTCGAGGAAAAAGGAATCGATAGAGATGCTTTCGCAAAAGGTCTTTTTAGTTATGAGTCGCTATGGCACAATGAAAATGCCAATCCATCCAATCCTGAATATATCTTGACCAGAGAATTCATGGCACAGGATGATAACATTGACTGGGGAAGATATGTCTATATCCGTCCGAGTCAATTAGTACAAGGTTACTCATCGTACGAACCCATGCAAGACCTGATTGATGCTTACTGGGATATTGACGGCCATACCATCAGACAGGTGGATCAAGAAAAACGTCAAAGTTCTTTTGCTAAAATAACAGCAGAAGTGGAAGGATTGGATCAAAATGGATACATTGCTAAAGTAGCGGGTATGGATCTCACAAAAGATGCCTATATGAAAGAATTCAGAAATAGAGATAGCCGCTTATATGCCAGTATCCTATTTCCATTCAAGGGTTGGCATGAGACCGACTTTGGCACATTCTACTACCGTTGGGATCCAAAGTGGTCTGGAAAAGACGGTAATGAATCTTGGACAGGATACAGTTACCGTAAGATGGTATCTTTAACACCTTACCAGGACCAAGCAAGTGTAGAAGACTATCCGACGATCCGTTTCGCCGAAGTGTTATTGACGTATGCAGAAGCACGTGTCAAAAACACAGGATGGGATGGCCAAGCACAAGAAGCCTTCAATAAATTGCGTACTCGAGCAGGCATGCCCAAAGCACCAACAGCATTAGGACAAGCCCAAGCGCTTGACTTGATCCGCAACGAACGTCGCATCGAATTAGCTGGTGAGGGTCATCGCTATGAAGATATCCGTCGCTATGGCAATGACTATGCAAGCAAAGCAATGTCGGGCGATACCAAAGCACCTAATGGCGATATCGTTGTTAAAAAAGCCTGGAATGAGCGTCTGATGTTGATGCCGATACCATAA